Proteins from a single region of Oncorhynchus nerka isolate Pitt River linkage group LG18, Oner_Uvic_2.0, whole genome shotgun sequence:
- the atp10d gene encoding probable phospholipid-transporting ATPase VD isoform X1 produces the protein MEQIHWVRHRWQQLVAAESGRGRYSAPDAVPTKSSPKLHNAQLTCKRRTVIARHGPYQHEYDSVSKGCQGNGIRTTKYSLLSFIPMNLFQQFHRVANLYFLFLVMLNWVPVVEAFQKEITMIPLVVVLIVIAIKDALEDYRRYRFDQKVNNHVATVYSGKQQTYVDQRWQDVRVGDFVRLSCNEIIPADMLLLYSSDLHGVCYIETANLDGETNLKQRQVVRDLPQGSELTPENFHSRIECENPNNDLSRFRGYMEHPSNARVGLHNENLLLRSCTIRNTETIIGIVVYAGHETKAMKNNSGPRYKRSKLERRMNMDILWSVVLLVIMCLTAAIGHGLWLRNLEEASFLIPDTTSPALAGFYLFWTMIIVLQVLIPVSLYVSIEIVKLGQIFFIQNDVDFYNEYLDSRIQCRALNITEDLGQIQYVFSDKTGTLTENKMVFRRCTIAGVEYPHEENARRLEVYKQEEDEAMGRSHTLKSRASAKSLSCKSLSCNRSSVSLHTLTGHSEGEGEETPSPSLPRHSAFSSPMEKDVVPDPFLVQKLNCLSSPLFLLADASMELTYIVDFFMALAICNTVVVSSPNQPRHVVQVPEVSRTPLKSLEDIKMLFQRFSLPRFSTLSPPHTTESTRSFTDRLFARGKPASFTPSPSPIPTKRGTDPDGEPNFEASVLIIKPGLAGPPGEDGNQGDKEGEHGSWKGEEGKIVQLNQGAWSGLENSNGAQDPPGELGADELIYEAESPDEAALVHAARAYHCTLRGHSLECLLVELPGMGSLAVRLLHILPFDSTRKRMSVVVRHPLTKQVVVYTKGADSVIMDLAESPKGAEQSESRQGHIREQTQKHLDNYAREGLRTLCIAKRVLEEEEYEVWLKRHAFAETSIENREELLLESAQRLETNLTLLGATGIVDRLQEEVPETIEALQRAGVKVWVLTGDKQETAINIACACKLLRSTDHLLTANCGSKGACKALLLELRAEMECGEAAKGTSGFTLVVDGRTLEFALQEDLKGDFLELSRCCRAVICCRSTPLQKSQVVRLVQDQLQVMTLAIGDGANDVSMIQVADVGIGISGQEGMQAVMSSDFAISRFKHLRKLLLVHGHWCYTRLANMILYFFYKNVMYVNLLFWYQFFCGFSGSVMTNSWVLIFFNLLFTSAPPLLYGILDKDVSADTLLKLPELYKSGQNSKAYLTSTFWLTMLDAIYQSLVCFFVPYFAYAGSDADMLSFGSPINASSLLIILLHQVIESRTLTWLHALLLMGSALFYFSFTLVFSVVCVTCSPPNNPLGVDKLQMSQPLFYGVCALTTMLALLPRLLFQALYNSICPSDTVKAALMDQLNPDDYCRRMQRWNQTQAQSKTRSLVINVEDSDIKVPDPDFRLPSELKEGSATTGSLLS, from the exons ATGGAGCAGATCCACTGGGTGAGACACCGCTGGCAGCAGCTGGTGGCCGCAGAGTCAGGTCGAGGTAGGTACTCGGCCCCTGACGCCGTGCCCACCAAGAGTTCCCCGAAGCTCCACAACGCACAGCTCACTTGCAAACGGAGGACGGTCATCGCCCGCCATGGACCCTACCAGCATGAGTACGACAGCGTCTCCAAGGGATGCCAAGGCAACGGCATCCGCACCACCAAGTACAGCCTTCTGAGCTTCATTCCCATGAATCTGTTCCAGCAGTTCCACAG GGTGGCCAACCTATATTTCCTGTTCCTGGTGATGCTGAACTGGGTCCCGGTGGTGGAGGCCTTTCAGAAGGAGATCACCATGATTCCCCTGGTAGTGGTTCTCATCGTCATCGCCATCAAGGATGCCCTGGAGGACTACCGCCGCTACCGTTTTGACCAGAAGGTCAACAACCATGTCGCCACAGTATACAGCGG GAAACAGCAGACTTATGTGGACCAGCGTTGGCAGGACGTCCGCGTGGGGGACTTTGTCCGTCTGTCCTGTAACGAGATCATCCCTGCAGACATGCTGCTGCTGTACTCCTCTGACCTCCACGGCGTCTGCTACATCGAGACGGCCAACCTGGATGGGGAGACCAACCTCAAACAGAGacaggtggtcagagacctgccACAA GGTTCCGAGTTGACTCCAGAGAACTTCCACAGTCGCATTGAATGCGAGAACCCCAACAACGACCTCAGCCGGTTTCGAGGTTACAT GGAGCACCCCAGTAATGCTCGTGTGGGCTTACACAACGAAAACCTCCTCCTGAGAAGCTGCACCATCCGCAACACAGAGACCATCATAGGCATCGTGGTCTATGCAG GTCACGAGACCAAAGCCATGAAGAACAACAGTGGGCCGCGGTATAAACGCAGTAAACTGGAGCGCAGGATGAACATGGACATACTGTGGAGTGTTGTCCTGCTGGTCATCATGTGTCTGACCGCAGCTATAG GCCATGGTCTCTGGCTCAGGAACCTGGAAGAAGCTTCCTTTCTGATCCCTGACACCACATCTCCTGCCCTGGCTGGCTTCTACCTGTTCTGGACCATGATCATAGTACTACAG GTGctcatccctgtctccctgtacgtGTCCATCGAGATTGTCAAACTGGGTCAAATCTTCTTCATCCAGAACGACGTGGACTTCTACAATGAGTACCTGGACTCCAGGATCCAGTGTCGAGCCCTGAACATCACAGAGGACCTGGGTCAGATCCAGTATGTGttctcagacaagactggcacaCTGACGGAGAACAAGATGGTGTTCCGGCGTTGCACCATTGCTGGGGTGGAGTACCCCCACGAGGAAAATG CGCGGAGGCTTGAAGTGTACAAGCAGGAGGAGGACGAGGCGATGGGCCGCTCCCACACGCTCAAGTCACGTGCCAGCGCCAAGTCCCTGAGCTGCAAGTCGCTAAGCTGCAACCGCAGCTCCGTGTCCCTGCACACACTGACAGGCCActcagaaggggagggggaggagacccCCAGCCCATCCCTGCCCCGACATAGCGCCTTCAGTAGCCCTATG GAGAAGGATGTAGTCCCGGACCCTTTCCTGGTGCAGAAGCTGAACTGTCTGTCCTCCCCGCTCTTCCTTTTGGCGGACGCCAGTATGGAGCTCACATACATCGTGGACTTCTTCATGGCTCTGGCCATCTGCAACACGGTGGTGGTGTCCTCACCCAACCAACCCCGCCATGTG GTCCAGGTGCCTGAGGTCTCCCGTACCCCCCTTAAATCCCTGGAGGACATCAAGATGCTGTTCCAGCGTTTCAGCCTCCCCCGCTTCTCCACACTCTCTCCTCCACACACTACAGAGAGTACTCGCAGCTTCACCGACAGGCTCTTCGCCAGGGGCAAGCCAGCCTCCTTCACCCCCAGcccttcccctatccccaccAAGAGGGGTACAGATCCAGACGGGGAGCCTAACTTTGAGGCCTCCGTCCTGATTATCAAACCAGGGCTGGCTGGACCCCCTGGAGAGGATGGGAACCAAGGGGATAAGGAGGGAGAACATGGCTCTTGGAAAGGCGAAGAGGGCAAGATTGTACAACTCAACCAAGGGGCCTGGAGCGGGCTGGAGAACTCTAACGGAGCCCAAGACCCTCCCGGTGAACTTGGGGCAGACGAACTGATCTATGAGGCGGAGAGCCCAGACGAGGCGGCTCTGGTCCACGCGGCAAGGGCCTACCACTGCACCCTGCGGGGACACTCGCTGGAGTGCCTTCTGGTGGAGCTGCCGGGGATGGGCAGCCTGGCCGTGCGCCTGCTCCACATCCTGCCATTCGACTCCACCCGCAAGAGGATGTCTGTGGTGGTCCGCCACCCACTCACCAAGCAGGTGGTGGTCTACACCAAGGGCGCCGACTCCGTCATCATGGACCTGGCAGAGTCACCTAAAGGTGCTGAGCAGTCAGAGAGCAGGCAGGGTCACATCAGAGAACAAACCCAGAAACACCTAGACAACTACGCCAGGGAAGGCCTTCGCACCCTCTGCATCGCTAAAAGG gttttggaggaggaggagtatgaGGTTTGGTTGAAGCGTCATGCGTTTGCGGAGACCAgtatagagaacagagaggagcttcTACTGGAGTCTGCACAAAGACTGGAGACCAACCTGACTCTACTGG GGGCAACAGGGATAGTGGATAGACTCCAGGAAGAGGTCCCAGAGACCATCGAGGCACTACAGAGAGCAGGGGTCAAAGTATGGGTCCTCACTGGGGACAAACAAGAGACTGCCATAAACATTGCCTGTGCCTGCAAACTACTCAGGTCCACAGACCACCTGCTGACTGCTAATTGTGGTAGCAAG GGGGCGTGCAAGGCCTTGTTGTTGGAGCTGCGGGCGGAAATGGAGTGCGGAGAGGCAGCTAAGGGTACGTCGGGCTTCACCCTGGTTGTAGACGGGCGTACGCTGGAGTTTGCCCTGCAGGAGGACCTGAAAGGGGACTTCCTGGAGCTGAGCCGGTGCTGCAGGGCCGTGATCTGCTGCCGCTCCACCCCCCTGCAGAAGAGCCAGGTGGTACGGCTGGTACAGGACCAGCTCCAAGTCATGACCCTCGCCATAG GTGATGGAGCCAATGATGTCAGTATGATCCAGGTAGCAGATGTTGGCATTGGGATATCTGGCCAGGAGGGCATGCAGGCTGTGATGTCCAGTGACTTTGCCATCTCCAGGTTTAAACACCTCCGCAAGCTGCTGTTGGTCCATGGCCACTGGTGCTACACACGCCTGGCCAACATGATTCTCTACTTCTTCTACAAGAATGTG atgtatgtTAACCTGCTGTTCTGGTACCAGTTCTTCTGTGGATTCTCGGGGAGTGTTATGACCAACTCCTGGGTGCTCATCTTCTTCAACCTCCTCTTCACCTctgcccctccccttctctacgGGATCCTGGACAAAGACGTGTCTGCAGACACCCTCCTTAAGTTACCGGAGCTCTACAAATCTGGACAGAATTCCAAG GCCTACCTCACTTCTACCTTCTGGCTGACAATGCTGGACGCTATTTACCAAAGCCTTGTCTGTTTCTTTGTTCCTTACTTT GCATACGCAGGGTCGGATGCAGACATGCTCTCCTTTGGTTCTCCCATCAATGCCTCGTCCCTCCTCATTATCCTACTGCACCAGGTCATCGAGAGCCGCACACTG ACATGGCTACATGCATTATTGCTGATGGGTAGTGCTCTCTTCTACTTCTCTTTCACCCTGGTcttcagtgtggtgtgtgtgacgtGTAGCCCCCCCAACAATCCCCTTGGTGTGGACAAGCTACAGATGTCCCAACCACTCTTCTACGGAGTGTGTGCCCTCACCACCATGCTGGCACTGCTACCAAG ATTGCTGTTCCAGGCCCTGTACAACAGCATTTGCCCCTCTGACACAGTGAAGGCTGCTCTGATGGACCAGCTCAATCCAGATGACTACTGTAGAAGGATGCAGCGCTGGAACCAGACCCAGGCCCAGAGTAAAACCAGAAGTCTCGTCATCAACGTGGAAGACTCAGACATCAAGGTCCCTGACCCTGACTTCAGACTCCCTTCAGAGCTGAAGGAAGGCAGTGCTACCACTGGCTCTTTGCTCTCCTGA
- the atp10d gene encoding probable phospholipid-transporting ATPase VD isoform X2 codes for MEQIHWVRHRWQQLVAAESGRGRYSAPDAVPTKSSPKLHNAQLTCKRRTVIARHGPYQHEYDSVSKGCQGNGIRTTKYSLLSFIPMNLFQQFHRVANLYFLFLVMLNWVPVVEAFQKEITMIPLVVVLIVIAIKDALEDYRRYRFDQKVNNHVATVYSGKQQTYVDQRWQDVRVGDFVRLSCNEIIPADMLLLYSSDLHGVCYIETANLDGETNLKQRQVVRDLPQGSELTPENFHSRIECENPNNDLSRFRGYMEHPSNARVGLHNENLLLRSCTIRNTETIIGIVVYAGHETKAMKNNSGPRYKRSKLERRMNMDILWSVVLLVIMCLTAAIGHGLWLRNLEEASFLIPDTTSPALAGFYLFWTMIIVLQVLIPVSLYVSIEIVKLGQIFFIQNDVDFYNEYLDSRIQCRALNITEDLGQIQYVFSDKTGTLTENKMVFRRCTIAGVEYPHEENARRLEVYKQEEDEAMGRSHTLKSRASAKSLSCKSLSCNRSSVSLHTLTGHSEGEGEETPSPSLPRHSAFSSPMEKDVVPDPFLVQKLNCLSSPLFLLADASMELTYIVDFFMALAICNTVVVSSPNQPRHVVQVPEVSRTPLKSLEDIKMLFQRFSLPRFSTLSPPHTTESTRSFTDRLFARGKPASFTPSPSPIPTKRGTDPDGEPNFEASVLIIKPGLAGPPGEDGNQGDKEGEHGSWKGEEGKIVQLNQGAWSGLENSNGAQDPPGELGADELIYEAESPDEAALVHAARAYHCTLRGHSLECLLVELPGMGSLAVRLLHILPFDSTRKRMSVVVRHPLTKQVVVYTKGADSVIMDLAESPKGAEQSESRQGHIREQTQKHLDNYAREGLRTLCIAKRVLEEEEYEVWLKRHAFAETSIENREELLLESAQRLETNLTLLGATGIVDRLQEEVPETIEALQRAGVKVWVLTGDKQETAINIACACKLLRSTDHLLTANCGSKGACKALLLELRAEMECGEAAKGTSGFTLVVDGRTLEFALQEDLKGDFLELSRCCRAVICCRSTPLQKSQVVRLVQDQLQVMTLAIGDGANDVSMIQVADVGIGISGQEGMQAVMSSDFAISRFKHLRKLLLVHGHWCYTRLANMILYFFYKNVMYVNLLFWYQFFCGFSGSVMTNSWVLIFFNLLFTSAPPLLYGILDKDVSADTLLKLPELYKSGQNSKAYLTSTFWLTMLDAIYQSLVCFFVPYFAYAGSDADMLSFGSPINASSLLIILLHQVIESRTLCGVCDV; via the exons ATGGAGCAGATCCACTGGGTGAGACACCGCTGGCAGCAGCTGGTGGCCGCAGAGTCAGGTCGAGGTAGGTACTCGGCCCCTGACGCCGTGCCCACCAAGAGTTCCCCGAAGCTCCACAACGCACAGCTCACTTGCAAACGGAGGACGGTCATCGCCCGCCATGGACCCTACCAGCATGAGTACGACAGCGTCTCCAAGGGATGCCAAGGCAACGGCATCCGCACCACCAAGTACAGCCTTCTGAGCTTCATTCCCATGAATCTGTTCCAGCAGTTCCACAG GGTGGCCAACCTATATTTCCTGTTCCTGGTGATGCTGAACTGGGTCCCGGTGGTGGAGGCCTTTCAGAAGGAGATCACCATGATTCCCCTGGTAGTGGTTCTCATCGTCATCGCCATCAAGGATGCCCTGGAGGACTACCGCCGCTACCGTTTTGACCAGAAGGTCAACAACCATGTCGCCACAGTATACAGCGG GAAACAGCAGACTTATGTGGACCAGCGTTGGCAGGACGTCCGCGTGGGGGACTTTGTCCGTCTGTCCTGTAACGAGATCATCCCTGCAGACATGCTGCTGCTGTACTCCTCTGACCTCCACGGCGTCTGCTACATCGAGACGGCCAACCTGGATGGGGAGACCAACCTCAAACAGAGacaggtggtcagagacctgccACAA GGTTCCGAGTTGACTCCAGAGAACTTCCACAGTCGCATTGAATGCGAGAACCCCAACAACGACCTCAGCCGGTTTCGAGGTTACAT GGAGCACCCCAGTAATGCTCGTGTGGGCTTACACAACGAAAACCTCCTCCTGAGAAGCTGCACCATCCGCAACACAGAGACCATCATAGGCATCGTGGTCTATGCAG GTCACGAGACCAAAGCCATGAAGAACAACAGTGGGCCGCGGTATAAACGCAGTAAACTGGAGCGCAGGATGAACATGGACATACTGTGGAGTGTTGTCCTGCTGGTCATCATGTGTCTGACCGCAGCTATAG GCCATGGTCTCTGGCTCAGGAACCTGGAAGAAGCTTCCTTTCTGATCCCTGACACCACATCTCCTGCCCTGGCTGGCTTCTACCTGTTCTGGACCATGATCATAGTACTACAG GTGctcatccctgtctccctgtacgtGTCCATCGAGATTGTCAAACTGGGTCAAATCTTCTTCATCCAGAACGACGTGGACTTCTACAATGAGTACCTGGACTCCAGGATCCAGTGTCGAGCCCTGAACATCACAGAGGACCTGGGTCAGATCCAGTATGTGttctcagacaagactggcacaCTGACGGAGAACAAGATGGTGTTCCGGCGTTGCACCATTGCTGGGGTGGAGTACCCCCACGAGGAAAATG CGCGGAGGCTTGAAGTGTACAAGCAGGAGGAGGACGAGGCGATGGGCCGCTCCCACACGCTCAAGTCACGTGCCAGCGCCAAGTCCCTGAGCTGCAAGTCGCTAAGCTGCAACCGCAGCTCCGTGTCCCTGCACACACTGACAGGCCActcagaaggggagggggaggagacccCCAGCCCATCCCTGCCCCGACATAGCGCCTTCAGTAGCCCTATG GAGAAGGATGTAGTCCCGGACCCTTTCCTGGTGCAGAAGCTGAACTGTCTGTCCTCCCCGCTCTTCCTTTTGGCGGACGCCAGTATGGAGCTCACATACATCGTGGACTTCTTCATGGCTCTGGCCATCTGCAACACGGTGGTGGTGTCCTCACCCAACCAACCCCGCCATGTG GTCCAGGTGCCTGAGGTCTCCCGTACCCCCCTTAAATCCCTGGAGGACATCAAGATGCTGTTCCAGCGTTTCAGCCTCCCCCGCTTCTCCACACTCTCTCCTCCACACACTACAGAGAGTACTCGCAGCTTCACCGACAGGCTCTTCGCCAGGGGCAAGCCAGCCTCCTTCACCCCCAGcccttcccctatccccaccAAGAGGGGTACAGATCCAGACGGGGAGCCTAACTTTGAGGCCTCCGTCCTGATTATCAAACCAGGGCTGGCTGGACCCCCTGGAGAGGATGGGAACCAAGGGGATAAGGAGGGAGAACATGGCTCTTGGAAAGGCGAAGAGGGCAAGATTGTACAACTCAACCAAGGGGCCTGGAGCGGGCTGGAGAACTCTAACGGAGCCCAAGACCCTCCCGGTGAACTTGGGGCAGACGAACTGATCTATGAGGCGGAGAGCCCAGACGAGGCGGCTCTGGTCCACGCGGCAAGGGCCTACCACTGCACCCTGCGGGGACACTCGCTGGAGTGCCTTCTGGTGGAGCTGCCGGGGATGGGCAGCCTGGCCGTGCGCCTGCTCCACATCCTGCCATTCGACTCCACCCGCAAGAGGATGTCTGTGGTGGTCCGCCACCCACTCACCAAGCAGGTGGTGGTCTACACCAAGGGCGCCGACTCCGTCATCATGGACCTGGCAGAGTCACCTAAAGGTGCTGAGCAGTCAGAGAGCAGGCAGGGTCACATCAGAGAACAAACCCAGAAACACCTAGACAACTACGCCAGGGAAGGCCTTCGCACCCTCTGCATCGCTAAAAGG gttttggaggaggaggagtatgaGGTTTGGTTGAAGCGTCATGCGTTTGCGGAGACCAgtatagagaacagagaggagcttcTACTGGAGTCTGCACAAAGACTGGAGACCAACCTGACTCTACTGG GGGCAACAGGGATAGTGGATAGACTCCAGGAAGAGGTCCCAGAGACCATCGAGGCACTACAGAGAGCAGGGGTCAAAGTATGGGTCCTCACTGGGGACAAACAAGAGACTGCCATAAACATTGCCTGTGCCTGCAAACTACTCAGGTCCACAGACCACCTGCTGACTGCTAATTGTGGTAGCAAG GGGGCGTGCAAGGCCTTGTTGTTGGAGCTGCGGGCGGAAATGGAGTGCGGAGAGGCAGCTAAGGGTACGTCGGGCTTCACCCTGGTTGTAGACGGGCGTACGCTGGAGTTTGCCCTGCAGGAGGACCTGAAAGGGGACTTCCTGGAGCTGAGCCGGTGCTGCAGGGCCGTGATCTGCTGCCGCTCCACCCCCCTGCAGAAGAGCCAGGTGGTACGGCTGGTACAGGACCAGCTCCAAGTCATGACCCTCGCCATAG GTGATGGAGCCAATGATGTCAGTATGATCCAGGTAGCAGATGTTGGCATTGGGATATCTGGCCAGGAGGGCATGCAGGCTGTGATGTCCAGTGACTTTGCCATCTCCAGGTTTAAACACCTCCGCAAGCTGCTGTTGGTCCATGGCCACTGGTGCTACACACGCCTGGCCAACATGATTCTCTACTTCTTCTACAAGAATGTG atgtatgtTAACCTGCTGTTCTGGTACCAGTTCTTCTGTGGATTCTCGGGGAGTGTTATGACCAACTCCTGGGTGCTCATCTTCTTCAACCTCCTCTTCACCTctgcccctccccttctctacgGGATCCTGGACAAAGACGTGTCTGCAGACACCCTCCTTAAGTTACCGGAGCTCTACAAATCTGGACAGAATTCCAAG GCCTACCTCACTTCTACCTTCTGGCTGACAATGCTGGACGCTATTTACCAAAGCCTTGTCTGTTTCTTTGTTCCTTACTTT GCATACGCAGGGTCGGATGCAGACATGCTCTCCTTTGGTTCTCCCATCAATGCCTCGTCCCTCCTCATTATCCTACTGCACCAGGTCATCGAGAGCCGCACACTG tgtggtgtgtgtgacgtGTAG